The following are encoded in a window of Acropora muricata isolate sample 2 chromosome 6, ASM3666990v1, whole genome shotgun sequence genomic DNA:
- the LOC136919365 gene encoding uncharacterized protein, which produces MPGKNSSKQSRGDPGGALLDLPKLVSQIAETIDCSSIDDHSQGSPPDSSRVPETSPIEEKAESVSLSFVRRLYKNRGFSERATNIVLQSWRQSSQKQYDAHIRKWLLFCTKRQADPICPTISVAVDFLTSLYDEGLSYGSITSARCALSAILKSPVSAYPTFGEHPDVKRFMKGIFQSRAPRPRYCKTWDVNLVLQYIGSMGNSQELSLKDLTLKLVMLVALTTAQRGQSLQLLDAQNMVQEEIAYTFMLNSNLKQSKPGKSTSDLVIKLNAYPYDRNLCVVNACSVYLARTKLLRGSESRFFITHQKPHKKASRDTIRRWIQQMMIKAGIDINVYKPHSVRSAPTSKAKAANASLVKIMQTAGWSSPATFAKFYDWEIEQGSLFADSVLTQS; this is translated from the coding sequence ATGCCTGGAAAAAATTCAAGCAAACAGAGCAGAGGGGATCCTGGTGGTGCCTTGCTGGACTTGCCAAAGCTGGTATCCCAAATTGCTGAGACTATTGATTGCTCCTCCATTGATGATCACTCACAGGGAAGCCCTCCTGACTCTTCCAGGGTCCCAGAAACTTCACCCATTGAGGAAAAAGCTGAATCTGTTAGCCTGTCATTTGTGCGGCGACTCTACAAGAACAGAGGCTTTTCTGAGAGAGCAACCAACATTGTTCTCCAATCCTGGCGCCAATCATCACAGAAACAGTATGATGCACACATCAGAAAATGGCTTCTCTTCTGTACTAAAAGGCAAGCAGATCCTATTTGTCCAACTATAAGTGTGGCTGTGGATTTCCTGACATCCCTTTATGATGAAGGATTGAGCTACGGTAGTATCACCTCAGCAAGATGTGCTCTGTCTGCGATTTTAAAAAGTCCTGTCTCAGCTTACCCAACTTTTGGTGAGCATCCTGATGTTAAAAGGTTTATGAAGGGCATTTTCCAAAGCAGGGCCCCTCGTCCTCGTTATTGCAAAACTTGGGATGTCAATCTGGTACTCCAGTACATTGGCTCCATGGGTAACTCCCAGGAACTCTCCCTCAAGGACTTGACTTTGAAATTGGTTATGTTAGTTGCATTAACCACAGCCCAGAGAGGACAGTCTCTGCAATTATTAGACGCTCAGAACATGGTACAAGAGGAGATTGCTTATACGTTTATGCTTAATAGTAACCTGAAACAAAGCAAACCTGGCAAGTCAACCTCTGATTTAGTTATCAAGCTTAATGCTTACCCATATGACCGCAATCTTTGTGTAGTAAATGCATGTTCAGTATACCTTGCAAGGACTAAGTTATTACGTGGTAGCGAATCCCGGTTCTTTATTACTCATCAGAAACCACATAAGAAAGCCAGCAGAGACACAATAAGACGCTGGATCCAGCAAATGATGATCAAGGCTGGCATCGATATCAATGTGTACAAGCCGCATAGCGTCCGATCGGCGCCCACTTCTAAAGCTAAAGCTGCCAATGCTTCCCTTGTGAAGATTATGCAAACTGCAGGGTGGAGTTCACCAGCCACCTTTGCCAAGTTTTATGACTGGGAAATTGAACAAGGTTCTTTGTTTGCTGACAGTGTACTCACCCAAAGTTGA
- the LOC136921046 gene encoding uncharacterized protein has protein sequence MGKSRVAPLKPVTIPLLELTAEVCSVRISQQLQQELEYTIDQEYFWTDIKVVLGYIANESRRFHVFVANRVQEIQENTSVDQRKYVESKQNLANEASRGLKTQELLNSRWITGPEFLWENKNHFINNSGQVHRVQENDPKVKKFVALATTASTQITQAHSEKISLAKRVEYFSDWFCAKRAVALCQRYIRLLRDLKNQCSHKEVQRHDVSDFKCAERTIIRDAQIEAFKEEVVVLQKMKQGNPNPDNRVFAKQRKATMKSSSSLSKLDPFLDMDGILQVGGRLRRVSMTDDIKFPIILPRNTHVTSLIVKHFHERTHHQGKGMTLNEGQSNGFWVVSGPSVVASIISSCVKCKKLCGAVQEQRMLDLPEDHLEPTPPFTYCAVDYFGPFIIKDGRKELKRYGMLLTYMASRAVHIETANSLESDAFINALRRFICR, from the coding sequence ATGGGCAAGTCCAGAGTGGCACCACTGAAGCCTGTAACTATTCCACTCCTCGAGCTTACCGCCGAGGTGTGCTCAGTAAGGATCAGCCAGCAGTTGCAGCAAGAGTTAGAGTACACCATTGACCAAGAATATTTTTGGACAGACATTAAAGTGGTACTTGGATATATAGCCAATGAGAGTAGGCGGTTTCATGTGTTTGTCGCCAATAGAGTGCAAGAAATTCAAGAGAACACTTCTGTTGATCAGCGGAAGTACGTCGAGTCGAAACAGAATCTAGCAAATGAAGCATCGCGAGGTCTGAAAACACAGGAGCTGCTAAATTCCCGATGGATCACTGGACCAGAATTTCTCTGGGAGAACAAAAACCACTTCATCAACAACAGTGGCCAAGTTCACAGAGTCCAGGAAAATGACCCAAAAGTTAAGAAGTTTGTCGCCCTGGCAACCACAGCATCCACACAAATAACGCAAGCGCATTCAGAGAAGATAAGCCTTGCAAAGAGAGTGGAATATTTCTCTGACTGGTTTTGTGCAAAGCGAGCAGTTGCCCTGTGTCAACGCTACATCAGATTGCTGAGAGATCTCAAGAACCAGTGCAGCCACAAGGAGGTACAACGGCATGACGTCAGTGATTTCAAATGCGCAGAGCGCACAATAATTCGTGATGCACAAATTGAAGCGTTTAAAGAAGAAGTAGTAGTTTTACAGAAGATGAAGCAGGGAAACCCCAACCCTGACAATAGAGTTTTCGCCAAACAAAGAAAGGCTACCATGAAATCAAGCAGCTCGCTCTCCAAGCTCGACCCGTTCTTAGACATGGACGGAATTCTCCAAGTCGGTGGACGTCTTAGACGTGTAAGCATGACAGATGACATTAAGTTTCCAATAATCCTGCCACGAAACACCCACGTCACCAGCTTGATTGTCAAGCATTTCCATGAACGCACACATCATCAAGGTAAAGGAATGACCTTGAACGAAGGACAATCAAATGGTTTTTGGGTGGTCAGCGGTCCATCAGTAGTTGCCAGCATCATTTCATCCTGCGTCAAGTGCAAGAAACTGTGTGGAGCAGTACAAGAGCAAAGGATGCTGGACTTACCCGAAGATCACCTCGAGCCAACTCCACCTTTTACATACTGCGCCGTGGATTATTTTGGGCCCTTCATTATCAAAGACGGAAGGAAGGAACTGAAGCGTTATGGCATGCTTTTGACCTACATGGCTTCGAGAGCTGTGCACATCGAAACTGCCAACTCCCTCGAGTCTGACGCCTTCATTAATGCCTTGAGAAGGTTTATTTGTCGTTGA